A DNA window from Camelina sativa cultivar DH55 chromosome 13, Cs, whole genome shotgun sequence contains the following coding sequences:
- the LOC104736376 gene encoding cleft lip and palate transmembrane protein 1 homolog gives MAPPAGQTAAVAEVAGADGPQPQQQQRGFGSTISGIVRIAVFWYFASKFFSPKQKPVDPSAPSQLMTNLFHKGESLDMWFYMSEHEKFNDFGNDKALYWHETNIPYAVWTPESIRTKSLTYSPSETLQNNGSLYAHVFFARSGFPIDPTDPEYQPLNSFNRTHAVATYFPKQKKNKKKSLLGSPKDDDESEPEVENVGDKKSDLKVEVPVEWVSLWKPNVTINLVDDFTRYSQNGVPPNIAPHLLVEPTTGNYYPTVYFNEFWLLRDKFIPVNATVSELPLNLEISPISMMKWQLFQQVDQSFQMQRSYGSMLDGESDELKRVFLEGNPYLLGITMFVSMLHSVFDFLAFKNDIQFWNKNKSMEGLSAKSVVLNFICQFVIFLYLLDNDTSWMILASSGVGVCIEFWKIGKAMRIEVDRSGMIPRLRFHDRESYSSNKTKEYDDIAIKFLSYVLLLLVIGLSIYSLAYERHKSWYSWILSSLTSCVYMFGFIMMCPQLFINYKLKSVAHLPWRQMTYKFLNTIIDDLFAFVIKMPILHRLSVFRDDVIFLIYLYQRWVYPVDKTRVNEFGFGGEDETAEKKLITEKEEEDKKTN, from the exons ATGGCCCCGCCGGCAGGACAAACGGCGGCGGTGGCTGAAGTGGCTGGCGCCGACGGTCCTCAGCCTCAACAGCAGCAGCGTGGATTTGGTTCCACGATTTCCGGAATCGTTAGAATCGCCGTCTTCTGGTATTTTGCTTCCAAGTTCTTTTCACCTAAACAGAAACCTGTTGATCCTTCTGCTCCATCTCAGCTCATGACCAATCTCTTCCACAAAGGCGAATCATTG GATATGTGGTTTTATATGTCAGAGCATGAGAAGTTCAATGACTTTGGCAATGATAAAGCTCTGTATTGGCATGAGACGAATATACCTTATGCTGTATGGACACCAGAGAGTATTAGGACCAAGTCACTGACGTATTCTCCATCTGAG ACGCTACAGAATAATGGAAGTCTGTATGCTCATGTCTTCTTTGCTCGATCTGGATTTCCCATTGACCCCACTGATCCTGAGTACCAACCACTTAATAGTTTTAACAGGACTCATG CTGTGGCGACTTACTTtccaaagcaaaagaaaaataagaagaagagtctcTTGGGCAGTCCCAAAGACGATGATGAATCCGAACCAGAAGTTGAG AATGTTGGTGATAAGAAATCGGATCTCAAGGTAGAGGTCCCTGTGGAATGGGTTTCCCTCTGGAAACCGAATGTCACAATTAACCTGGTCGATGATTTTACTCG CTATTCACAGAATGGTGTACCACCAAACATTGCTCCTC ACCTACTGGTAGAACCTACTACAGGAAATTACTATCCTACAGTTTACTTCAATGAGTTTTGGCTGCTAAGGGACAAGTTCATTCCAGTCAATGCAACAGTCTCAGAACTACCACTTAATCTGGAAATAAGCCCCATAAGCATGATGAAGTGGCAACTGTTTCAGCAAGTTGATCAGTCTTTCCAGATGCAGCGTAGCTATGGAAGCATGCTTGACGGTGAATCTGACGAACTAAAG AGGGTGTTTTTGGAAGGAAACCCCTATCTTTTGGGTATCACGATGTTTGTTTCGATGCTTCATTCAGTGTTCGACTTCCTGGCATTCAAAAATG ATATCCaattttggaataaaaacaaaTCGATGGAAGGATTGTCTGCAAAGTCTGTTGTACTGAACTTTATCTGTCAGTTTGTCATCTTCCTCTACCTGCTTGACAACGACACCTCATGGATGATACTGGCTAGTTCTGGAGTTGGTGTCTGCATTGAATTCTGGAAAATAGGGAAAGCCATGCGCATAGAG GTTGATCGTAGTGGAATGATTCCAAGGTTGAGGTTCCACGATCGTGAATCCTATTCAAGCAATAAAACCAAGGAGTATGATGACATTGCCATCAAATTCTTATCCTATGTGCTCCTCCTCCTTGTCATTGGCTTATCCATATATTCTCTCGCTTATGAACGCCACAAGAGCTGGTATTCTTGGATCCTGTCTTCACTAACAAGCTGTGTCTACATGTTCG GATTCATCATGATGTGTCCTCAGCTATTCATCAACTATAAGCTAAAATCAGTGGCACATTTACCATGGAGACAGATGACTTACAAGTTCCTCAACACCATTATTGACGATCTCTTTGCCTTTGTCATCAAAATGCCGATCCTACATCGACTCTCTGTATTCCGTGATG ATGTGATATTCTTGATATACTTATACCAAAGGTGGGTTTACCCTGTGGACAAGACACGTGTTAACGAGTTCGGTTTTGGAGGTGAGGATGAAACAGCAGAGAAGAAGTTGAtcacagagaaagaagaagaagacaagaaaacaaactaa
- the LOC104736373 gene encoding vesicle transport protein SFT2B-like — MDKMNQAFEKMKMMVGMEVEDEERAAEEESSLSFMEDLNRNCALTTKQRFYGFAICLSAGLTCTLLSMLVFFNPVKFGITFTLGNLMALGSTAFLIGPQRQVTMMLDPARIYATALYLASIIIALFCALYVRNKLLTLLAIILEFSGLIWYSLSYIPFARTMVSKVFYTCFDTEF, encoded by the exons ATGGATAAGATGAATCAGGCatttgagaagatgaagatgatggtaggTATGGAGGTTGAAGACGAGGAACGAGCTGCCGAGGAAGAAAGCTCTCTATCTTTCATGGAAGATCTTAATCGAAATTGCGCTTTGACTACCAAACAG AGATTCTATGGGTTTGCAATTTGTTTGTCAGCAGGGTTGACCTGTACACTTTTG TCGATGCTTGTTTTCTTCAATCCGGTCAAGTTTGGAATCACATTTACTCTCGGAAATTTGATGGCACTTGGGAG CACAGCATTCCTTATAGGCCCACAACGGCAGGTGACTATGATGCTTGACCCTGCCCGTATCTACGCTACTGCTTTGTATCTAGCAAGCATTATCATTGCCTTATTTTGTGCTCTTTAT gTTCGTAACAAGCTTCTGACACTGCTGGCCATCATTCTTGAGTTCTCTGGTCTAATTTG GTATAGCTTGAGCTACATCCCTTTTGCAAGGACCATGGTCTCCAAGGTCTTCTACACTTGTTTCGACACCGAGTTTTAA
- the LOC104736375 gene encoding calcium-dependent protein kinase 12, with amino-acid sequence MANKARTRWVLPYKSKNVEDSYSLGQVLGQGQFGTTFLCTHKQTGQKLACKTIPKRKLLCQDDYDDVLREIQIMHHLSEYPNVVRIESAYEDSKSVHLVMELCEGGELFDRIVKRGHYSEREAAKLIKTIVGVVEACHSLGVVHRDLKPENFLFTSSDEDASLKSTDFGLSVFCKPGETFSELVGSAYYVAPEVLHKHYGPECDVWSAGVILYILLCGFPPFWAESEIGIFRKILQGKLDFETNPWPSISESAKDLIKKMLESNPKKRLTAHQVLCHPWIVDDKVAPDKPLDCAVVTRLKKFSAMNKLKKMALRVIAERLSEEEISGLKELFKMIDTDKSGTITFEELKDSMRRVGSELMESEIQELLRAADVDESGTIDYGEFLAATIHLNKLEREENLVAAFSFFDKDASGYITIDELQQAWKEFGIKDSNLNEMIKDIDQDNDGQIDYGEFVAMMRKGNGNVGGIGRRTMRNSLNFGTALPPESKNV; translated from the exons aTGGCAAACAAAGCAAGAACAAGATGGGTTCTTCCTTACAAGTCCAAAAACGTCGAAGACAGTTACTCTCTTGGTCAAGTCCTCGGACAAGGCCAATTCGGAACCACTTTCCTCTGTACCCATAAACAGACAGGTCAAAAGCTCGCCTGCAAAACCATACCCAAAAGGAAGCTCCTTTGCCAAGATGATTACGACGACGTTTTGAGGGAGATCCAGATAATGCATCACCTGTCTGAATACCCAAACGTTGTCCGTATAGAAAGTGCTTACGAGGACTCCAAAAGCGTTCACCTTGTGATGGAGCTCTGTGAAGGTGGTGAGTTGTTTGATAGAATCGTCAAGAGAGGTCATTACAGTGAGAGAGAAGCTGCTAAGCTTATCAAGACTATTGTTGGGGTTGTTGAGGCTTGTCACTCTCTTGGGGTTGTACATAGAGATCTTAAGCCTGAGAAtttcttgttcacttcttctGATGAAGATGCTTCTCTTAAATCTACCGACTTTGGCCTCTCTGTTTTCTGCAAACCAG gGGAAACGTTTTCGGAACTAGTTGGTAGCGCTTACTATGTGGCACCTGAAGTTTTACATAAGCATTACGGTCCTGAATGTGATGTATGGAGCGCTGGAGTTATCCTCTACATTCTCTTATGTGGTTTTCCTCCTTTTTGGGCTG AAAGTGAAATAGGGATCTtcagaaagattttacaaggaAAGCTTGACTTTGAGACCAATCCTTGGCCTAGTATTTCAGAGAGTGCCAAAGATCTTATCAAGAAAATGCTCGAGAGCAATCCAAAAAAGAGGCTAACTGCTCATCAAGTGTTGT GTCACCCTTGGATTGTGGATGATAAGGTTGCTCCAGATAAACCTTTGGACTGCGCAGTAGTGACCCGCCTGAAAAAGTTCTCTGCAATGAACAAACTTAAGAAGATGGCTTTACGAGTCATTGCAGAGAGACTATCTGAGGAAGAAATCAGTGGACTTAAAGAGCTGTTCAAGATGATAGACACAGATAAAAGCGGGACTATCACATTTGAAGAGTTAAAAGACAGTATGAGACGTGTTGGATCAGAGCTTATGGAATCTGAGATCCAGGAACTCTTGCGTGCA GCTGATGTTGATGAAAGTGGAACAATCGACTATGGAGAGTTCTTAGCTGCAACAATCCACTTGAACAAGCTGGAGAGAGAGGAGAATCTAGTGGCTGCATTCTCTTTCTTTGACAAAGATGCAAGTGGGTACATTACAATCGACGAGCTTCAACAGGCGTGGAAGGAGTTTGGTATAAAGGATTCAAATCTTAATGAAATGATCAAAGACATTGATCAAGACAAT GATGGACAAATAGACTATGGGGAGTTTGTGGCAATGATGAGGAAAGGGAATGGCAATGTAGGTGGGATTGGTCGGAGAACTATGAGGAACAGTCTCAACTTTGGAACTGCTCTTCCTCCGGAGTCAAAGAATGtctaa
- the LOC104736374 gene encoding protein SUPPRESSOR OF GENE SILENCING 3: MSSRAGPMSKGKNVSHGGSKPEVERLAQGLAATKLAPSQDDGGEWEVISKKNKNKPGNTSGKAWVPQNSNPPRAWGGQQQGRGNNVSGRGNGSGRGTQATDHRVSGRGRALNKKYDNYVAPAPPVTRPPLKGGWNWQARGGSAQHTVVEEVPNMEDDLDNASEEENDSDALDDSDDDLVSDDYDSDVSQKSHGSRKQNKWFKKFFDSLDSLSVEQINEPQRQWHCPACQGGPGAIDWYNLQPLVAHARTKGARRVKLHREFAKVLDMDLQMRGASVIPSGEIYGQWKGLGQEEKDHEIVWPPMVIIMNTRLDKDDDDKWLGMGNQELLEYFEQYDAIRARHSYGPQGHRGMSVLMFESSATGYVEAERLHRELAERGLDRNAWGRRRGLFSGGVRQLYGFLATKQDLEIFNQHSHGKTRLKFEMRSYQEMVVKDLRQIAEDNQQLNYFKNKLSKQNRHAKVLEESLEIMSEKLRKTAEDNRIVRQRTKMQHEQNREEMDAQDRFFQDSIKQIHEKRDAKEENFEMLQQQERAKVVDQQERNMNPSSNADCRKRAEEVSSFIEFQEKEMEEFVEEREMLIKEQEKKMAEMKKRQYEEMLDLEKEFDEALEQLMEKHGLHNADD; the protein is encoded by the exons ATGAGTTCTAGGGCTGGTCCAATGTCTAAGGGGAAGAACGTTTCTCACGGTGGTTCTAAGCCTGAGGTTGAACGGTTGGCTCAAGGTTTGGCAGCGACGAAACTGGCTCCTTCACAAGATGATGGAGGAGAATGGGAGGTCATttccaagaagaacaagaacaaacctGGTAACACTTCTGGAAAAGCTTGGGTTCCTCAGAATTCGAACCCTCCTAGAGCTTGGGGTGGTCAGCAACAAGGTAGAGGTAATAACGTGTCTGGGAGAGGTAATGGCAGTGGTCGGGGAACTCAAGCTACTGATCACAGGGTCTCTGGTCGGGGACGAGCTTTGAACAAAAAGTATGATAACTATGTGGCTCCTGCACCACCTGTTACTCGCCCTCCTTTGAAAGGAGGTTGGAATTGGCAGGCAAGAGGAGGTTCTGCTCAGCACACTGTTGTGGAGGAGGTTCCAAACATGGAGGATGATCTGGATAATGCTTCTGAGGAAGAGAATGATTCTGATGCTTTggatgattctgatgatgacCTTGTGAGTGATGACTATGACTCTGATGTCAGTCAAAAGAGCCATGGATCACGGAAGCAGAATAAGTGGTTCAAAAAGTTCTTTGACAGCTTGGATAGCTTGTCCGTCGAGCAGATTAATGAACCACAGAGGCAGTGGCATTGCCCAGCTTGTCAGGGTGGACCTGGCGCCATCGACTGGTATAACCTACAGCCACTAGTAGCTCATGCGAGGACTAAGGGAGCTAGGCGAGTTAAGCTCCATAGAGAATTTGCTAAAGTTCTTGACATGGATCTACAGATGAGAGGAGCATCTGTCATCCCCTCTGGTGAGATTTATGGGCAGTGGAAGGGTTTGGGTCAGGAGGAAAAGGATCATGAAATTGTCTGGCCTCCAATGGTCATCATCATGAATACTAGACTGGACAAGGACGATGATGATAAG TGGCTCGGGATGGGCAACCAAGAGCTGCTGGAATACTTCGAACAGTATGACGCTATTAGAGCACGCCATTCCTATGGTCCACAGGGCCATCGTGGGATGAGTGTTCTGATGTTTGAGAGCAGTGCCACTGGCTATGTGGAGGCCGAACGCCTTCACAGGGAGTTGGCTGAGCGAGGGTTAGATAGAAACGCCTGGGGCCGTCGGCGAGGTCTGTTTTCTGGAGGTGTTCGCCAACTGTATGGCTTCCTTGCAACCAAGCAAGATCTGGAGATATTCAATCAACACTCTCATG GCAAAACGAGGCTGAAATTCGAGATGAGATCTTACCAAGAGATGGTTGTAAAGGACCTGAGGCAGATTGCTGAGGACAATCAGCAGCTGAACTATTTTAAGAACAAGCTTTCAAAACAGAACAGGCACGCCAAGGTGCTTGAGGAATCTCTGGAAATTATGAGCGAGAAGCTGCGTAAAACTGCAGAGGATAATCGTATCGTGagacagagaacaaagatgCAGCatgaacaaaacagagaagag ATGGATGCACAAGACCGGTTCTTCCAAGATTCAATCAAACAGATACATgagaaaagagacgcaaaggAGGAGAATTTCGAGATGTTGCAGCAGCAGGAACGTGCTAAGGTTGTTGACCAGCAGGAGAGGAATATGAATCCCTCTAGCAACGCTGATTGCCGAAAGAG AGCTGAGGAGGTGTCTAGCTTCATCGAGTttcaagagaaagagatggaggaGTTTGTGGAGGAGAGGGAGATGCTGATCAAagagcaagagaagaagatggcaGAGATGAAGAAAAGGCAGTACGAGGAGATGCTTGACCTGGAGAAAGAGTTTGATGAAGCATTGGAACAGCTCATGGAAAAGCATGGCCTTCACAATGCAGATGACTGA
- the LOC104736371 gene encoding uncharacterized protein LOC104736371, giving the protein MGWKAAEKLIRHWKILRGDNVMIIRGKDKGETGTIKRVIRSQNRVIVEGKNLIKKHIKGGPDHEGGIFTVEAPLHASNVQVVDPVTGRPCKVGVKYLEDGTKVRVARGTGTSGSIIPRPEILKIRATPRPTTAGPKDTPMEYVWEQTYDAKTGKGMPDL; this is encoded by the exons ATGGGTTGGAAAGCTGCTGAGAAACTTATCAGACACTGGAAGATACTCCGAGGGGATAAT GTGATGATAATTCGTGGGAAAGATAAGGGTGAGACTGGAACCATCAAACGTGTCATCCGATCTCAAAATCGTGTTATTGTTGAAGGCAAGAATCTG ATCAAGAAGCATATAAAGGGAGGCCCTGATCACGAAGGTGGAATTTTCACGGTAGAGGCTCCTCTTCATGCCTCAAATGTCCAAGTTGTTGATCCAGTCACTGG GAGGCCTTGTAAGGTTGGTGTAAAATACCTAGAAGATGGAACAAAAGTAAGAGTAGCTAGAGGTACAGGCACATCTGGTTCGATAATTCCTCGACCAGAGATCCTTAAGATAAGGGCTACACCAAGACCCACTACCG CTGGCCCTAAGGACACTCCAATGGAGTATGTATGGGAGCAGACATATGATGCCAAAACAGGAAAGGGCATGCCTGATCTTTAA
- the LOC104736369 gene encoding probable carboxylesterase 18, which translates to MATESSQPNQKLTIPLKTRIALTVISTFTDNAQRPDGTINRRFLRLFDFRAPPNPKPINSVSTSDFVVDPSRALWFRLFTPHVSGDKIPVVVFFHGGGFAFLSPNAYPYDNVCRRFARKLPAYVVSVNYRLAPEHRYPAQYDDGFDVLKYIDENHGNILPANADLSRCFFAGDSAGGNIAHNVAVRVCRGNFTAVKLIGLISIQPFFGGEKRTEAEKQLAGAPLVSPSRADWCWKAMLPEGVNRDHEAVNVGGPNAVDITDLEYPETMVVVAGFDPLKDWQRSYYEWLKLSGKRATLIEYPNMFHAFYIFPELPESGQLIMRIKDFIAERVASL; encoded by the coding sequence atggcgacAGAATCATCACAACCAAACCAGAAACTAACGATTCCGTTAAAAACAAGAATCGCTCTCACCGTCATCTCAACCTTCACCGATAACGCTCAACGTCCCGACGGAACTATCAACCGCCGTTTCCTCCGCCTCTTCGATTTCCGTGCTCCTCCCAATCCCAAACCCATCAACTCCGTCTCCACCTCCGATTTCGTCGTTGATCCCTCCCGCGCTCTCTGGTTCCGATTGTTCACACCGCACGTCTCCGGCGACAAAATCCCAGTCGTTGTTTTTTTCCACGGCGGCGGTTTCGCTTTCCTCAGCCCTAACGCTTACCCTTACGATAATGTCTGCCGGAGATTCGCTAGAAAACTGCCTGCTTACGTCGTCTCCGTCAACTACCGCCTCGCTCCGGAGCATCGTTATCCTGCTCAGTACGACGACGGATTCGACGTTCTCAAATACATCGATGAGAATCACGGCAACATCCTCCCGGCGAACGCTGATCTGTCTAGATGCTTCTTCGCCGGAGACAGTGCTGGCGGAAACATCGCGCACAACGTCGCCGTCCGAGTTTGCAGGGGGAATTTCACCGCCGTGAAACTAATCGGACTGATCTCGATCCAACCGTTCTTCGGCGGAGAAAAGAGGACCGAAGCGGAGAAACAACTAGCCGGAGCTCCTTTGGTATCGCCGAGTCGAGCAGATTGGTGCTGGAAAGCGATGTTACCGGAAGGAGTAAACCGGGATCACGAAGCGGTTAACGTAGGAGGACCAAACGCAGTGGATATAACGGATCTGGAGTACCCGGAGACGATGGTGGTTGTGGCTGGGTTTGATCCGTTAAAGGATTGGCAGAGAAGCTACTATGAGTGGTTAAAGTTATCCGGGAAAAGAGCAACGTTAATCGAGTATCCAAACATGTTCCACGCGTTTTATATCTTTCCCGAGTTACCGGAGTCCGGTCAGTTAATTATGCGGATTAAGGATTTTATCGCGGAGCGCGTCGCTTCACTCTAA
- the LOC104736372 gene encoding 26S proteasome non-ATPase regulatory subunit 14 homolog codes for MERLQRIFGAGGGLGHASPDSPTLDTSEQVYISSLALLKMLKHGRAGVPMEVMGLMLGEFVDEYTVRVVDVFAMPQSGTGVSVEAVDHVFQTNMLDMLKQTGRPEMVVGWYHSHPGFGCWLSGVDINTQQSFEALNQRAVAVVVDPIQSVKGKVVIDAFRSINPQTIMLGQEPRQTTSNLGHLNKPSIQALIHGLNRHYYSIAINYRKNELEEKMLLNLHKKKWTDGLTLRRFDTHSKTNEQTVQEMLSLAAKYNKAVQEEDELSPEKLAIVNVGRQDAKKHLEEHVSNLMSSNIVQTLGTMLDTVVF; via the exons ATGGAGAGATTACAGCGAATCTTCGGAGCTGGTGGCGGTTTGGGTCACGCATCGCCTGATTCTCCGACTCTCGATACATCGGAGCAGGTTTACATCTCTTCTCTCGCCCTCCTCAAGATGCTTAAGCACG GAAGAGCTGGTGTTCCTATGGAAGTCATGGGATTGATGCTTGGAGAGTTCGTGGATGAGTACACTGTTAGGGTTGTTGATGTTTTCGCTATGCCTCAGAGTGGTACTGGTGTTAGTGTTGAAGCTGTTGATCATGTTTTCCAGACTAATATGCTTGACATGCTTAAACAGACTGGAAG ACCTGAGATGGTTGTTGGTTGGTATCATTCCCATCCTGGATTTGGGTGCTGGCTTTCTGGTGTTGACATTAATACTCAACAG agtttTGAAGCTTTGAACCAGCGAGCTGTGGCAGTTGTGGTAGATCCAATTCAAAGTGTGAAGGGAAAGGTTGTGATTGATGCGTTCCGCTCGATAAATCCGCAGACTATTATGCTTGGGCAAGAACCCCGTCAAACCACATCGAACCTTGGACATCTTAACAAACCATCGATCCAG GCCTTGATCCATGGATTGAACAGACACTATTATTCAATAGCCATCAACTACAGGAAAAACGAGCTCGAAGAGAAGATGCTACTAAACCTCCACAAGAAGAAATGGACAGATGGTCTGACGCTAAGACGCTTTGACACCCACTCCAAGACAAATGAACAGACTGTCCAG GAGATGTTGAGCTTGGCTGCTAAGTATAACAAGGCCGTTCAAGAGGAGGATGAGTTGTCACCAGAGAAGCTTGCGATCGTGAATGTGGGAAGACAAGACGCAAAGAAGCATCTGGAAGAACATGTCTCCAACCTGATGTCATCTAACATTGTTCAGACACTAGGTACTATGCTCGACACTGTTGTCTTCTAG